Sequence from the Desulfomonilia bacterium genome:
TACAGGATGTAAGCGAATTCGACGGATACTCGCTGATCGACTCCCAGATAAAAACAAATGCCGGTGTCCTTTTCGTATCGCTCAAGGATTTCGAGGAGAGAAAGGGTATGAAACTTTCCGCCCCCATGCTTCAGCTGGCGGCAATGCTTGAGTTCAGGAAATACAAGGAAGCCCAGGTGTTTCCCGTCAATCCCCCGTCCATACCGGGGCTTGGAAACATGGGAGGGTTCCAGTTCTGGATACTGAACAAGGGCGAAGGAGACATTACAAAACTCCAGGAGGTCACTGACAAATTCGTCGAAGAGGCACAGAAAAGGCCCGAGCTTGCCAGCATATCCTCGACACTGGAAGCCTATTCACAGCAGATGTGGGTCGATGTGGACAGGGAAAAAGCGGAGGCCCTGAAGGTCCCTGTTCAGGATGTCTACCAGACGATGCAGATACTCTTCGGCTCCGCATATGTAAGTCAGTTCACAAAGTTCAGCAGGCTCTGGCAGGTCATCGTGCAGGCCGAATCCCAGTACAGGATTACGCCCGAGTCGCTGGGTATGGCCTATGTCCGGTCCAATGACGGTAACATGATACCCCTGAAAGCAGTCATGACTTACAAGTATTCATCCGGCCCCGACATCGTTTCGAGGTTCAACAATTTCCCGGCATCGAGCGTAACCGGAAACGCCGCATCGGGATACAGCTCGGGCCAGGCGATCGATGCGATGGAAGACGTTGCGGCGAAAGTGCTGCCGCAGGACTTCAGTTTCTCATGGATGGGAGAGGCTTTTGAGGAAAAGAAATCGGGTTCCGCCTCTTCAATGGTTTTTGCATTCGGTCTGGTAATGGTATTCCTTATCCTGGCGGCGCAGTATGAGAAGTGGTCGCTTCCTCTGGGAGTCCTCATGGCCGTGCCGTTCGCTCTGTTCGGCGCCATGCTGGCCATAGTCCTGAGGGGTATCGAGAACGATATCTATTTCCAGATCGGACTTCTTACACTGATTGCACTCGCAGCTAAAAATGCCATTCTGATATTCGAGTTTGCAGTCGACATCAAAAAGGAGGGAAAGAGCGCCGTCGAGGCAGCCGTCGAGGCAGCAAGGCTGAGAATAAGGCCGATCATCATGACATCACTGGCCTTCATACTGGGATGCGTACCTCTCGCGATAGCCACAGGCGCATCAGCCAACAGTAGACATTCCATCGGTACAGGAGTTATAGGAGGCATGCTGATGGCATCGCTTGTTGCGATATTCTTTATTCCCATGTTCTTCGTGCTCCTCTCAAAAGACAAAAAGATGGATAAGCCAAATGCCGAAAATGAAATACAAAAATCATCCGGGGAGGCGGTTTAATATGAAAAGGCTCTCTCTGTATCTTTTATCAGCGTTAATTATTTCAGGGTGTGCCATAGGCAAAGACTACAAAAGGCCTGAAATTGACATACCTGAAAAGTTCAGCATCCCGGAAAAGGCCGCAGAGGAACAGATCGATTCTGCATGGTGGGAAGGCTTCAATGACCCCAAGCTGAATGTTCTGATTGTCGAGTCGATAAAACAGAATCAGGATGTCAGGATAGCCGTTGCGCGCATAAACGAATACGCCGGACGCTATCAGGCCACCAGGTCTGAAATGTTCCCTCAGGTCGGCGCGGGCGCACAGGGCGGACGGCAGAAGATACCGGACTATGACATCCTGTCGCAGATGGGAATGAATCCGACCTACAACACATGGACTGTGAGCGCCAATGCAAACTGGGAGCTTGACATATGGGGAAAGTTGAGAAGGGCCAACGAGGCGGCCAGGGCTGACCTGCTGTCTCAGGAATACGCAAAAAGGGCCGTACTGTTGAGCCTTGTCACATCGGTGGCGCAGGGATATCTGAATCTTATAAATCTCGACCTGCAGCTCGTCATCTCTAAGCAGACTGCCGACAGCCGAAAGGGGACACTCAAGATCTTCCAGGACAGGTATGCGGGAGGTGTCGTATCAGAGGTTGAGCTGAACCAGGTCATTTCAGAATACCAGCTTGCCCTTGCCAAGATACCCCAGATAGAAAAAGCCATATCACAGCAGGAAAATGCCCTGTGCGTATTGCTCGGCAGGAACCCCGGACACATCGACAGAAATATGGATTTAAACAATCAGAAGATGCCGCCCATACCTTCAGGGCTTCCATCCGACCTCCTGGAGAGGCGGCCGGATATAATGCAGGCGGAGCAGGCCCTGATCGCGGCCAACGCCAAGATCGGCGTTGCGAAGGCGCAATATTTCCCGAGCATATCCCTTACAGGCGCATTGGGAACAACCAGCGCGGAGCTGTCGGACCTGTTCACCGGACCCGCACAGGTATGGAATTTTTCAGTCCCGATCACCATGCCAATATTTACGGCAGGCGCCATAAGAGGACAAGTAAAGGCCGCCGAAGCGGTCAGGGAGGAAACTCTGGCCAATTACAAAAAGACAATTCAGGCTGCTTTTGCTGATGTTGATGATTCACTTACGGGCTACCAGAAGATAACCGAACAGGGCGCTGCACAGGAAAAGCAGGTTCAGGCGCTAAGGAACTACCGTGACCTTTCATATCTCAGATATGAAAACGGATATACCGATTATCTGGAGGTTCTGGATGCGGACAGCAGGCTTTTCGATACAGAACTTTCCTATGTGCAGACAAAGAGCAATCAGGCATTTGCTGTTGTAAGCATATACAAAGCAATGGGTGGAGGCTGGAAAACAGCCGAGACCATACTTGATCCGCCAAAGCCGGACGTCAAGAAAGCGGACAAGAAATAGCAGCCGTTTATGGATAAGAATGGATAATCTTCAGGAAAGCATCCTTTGTCATCCTGAAAGAGGAGTTTTATGTAAAGAACCGGTCTATGAAAAGACCATTTTATATGTCAGGTAGGAGGTAACATGGCCAGATCGAAAATGCCGGCAAGGGATGTGATAACGCTTGCGCTGATGGTGCTCATGTTTGTATTTCTGCAGGCGGATACCAACGTTATGACCGCGATACTCACCGACCTGAAGGCCGAGTACGGGGTAAGCGAAGTGACGCTGGGATTCATCGGATCTCTCTTCACAATACTGGGCGCTATCGTAAGCATATTCTTCGGGTACTTTTCCGACAAGGGATCCAGAAAATGGCTGCTCGTGCTCATAGTCCTCATAGGCGAAATCCCGTGCATATTGACAGGCATACCCGCACTTACGAAAAGTATAGAGATGTTCGCTCTATGGCGCATACTCTCGGGCATTGGACTGGGCGGCATATTCCCTCTCACCTTCTCTCTTCTGTCCGACTACTTCCGCGAGGAAGACCGGGCCGTCGCCTCTGCATGGCTTGGTGTGGCATGGGCCATAGGCATTCTCTTCGGCATGATGGCGGCCGGTTTCCTGACGCCGATGAACCTGTTCGGCCTTGGATGGAGGCTGCCCTTCATAGTGGTCGCAGCACCCAACATACCGATAGCGATAATATTCGCTCTTTATGCAAAGGACCCGGAAAGGGGCCGCAGGGAAGCAGCTCTCGAGGAACTCATCGACGCAGGCGCCGAATACAAGCAGAAGATCCGCCTGAGCGACTTCAAGTACGTCTTCTCTAACAGGACGAACATCTGGTCTTTCCTCCAGGGGCTTCCCGGCACCGTGCCCTGGGGCATTCTCAGCTTCTGGATAATATACTTCTTCGAGCAGGTCAGACACATCAGCAAGGAAAAGGCGACATTCGTAATCACAATGCTCGGAGTCGGAGCAACCATAGGCGGCCTGCTGGCAGGATATATCGGCGAATGGCTCTACAAAAAAGACCCGAGGTTCATGCCCGCCTTCTGCGGCGTTTGCGTCCTTTTGGGGGTGATTCCTGCATTCATGCTTGTCAATATTCCGATTGACCCGTCAGGATCCGGCTATCAGGTTTATATAATACTTGCGATAGTGACAGGGTTCTTCGTATCCGCTGCGGGTCCGAATGTAAGGGCCATACTCATGAACGTCAACCGCCCTGAGAACAGGGGAACCGTGTTTGCCTGCTTTAATATTACCGACAACATAGGCAAAGGCTTTGGACCGGCAATCGGCGGGCTTGTGCTACCGCTGCTAGGCTATATCGGCATGATGAACTTCGCCGTTTTCTGGTGGATTCCCTGTGGGCTGATATTCTTCATGATAATGCTCTATATAAGAAAGGATCGCGACGCACTCTTAAAGCTTATGGCCGAGCGCGCCGAGGAAATGAAAAAAAGCTCTTAGATAATCAACCTGCCTTGGAACGGTTCCCGGGACAGGCTGATTCTAGAAAACAGGGGCGGAATATTTTAATCAGCATACATTTTCTCTTCCTTCCTGTATCGCTTAATGACGGAAATGACGCTTCTCCTGCTCAAGAGGGAAACACAATCCTTATAAACAATCATTTCCTGTAAGTTTCTCGAAAATTCTGCCGATAGGTAAAATATGGTTGGTCTATCTGTTCAAAAGGATGAATGAAATTATGCACAGATTGTTTTCCGGACTGCGTTTTCAGCTGGTCCTTCTGATATTGATAATAGTCCTGCCCCTGTCGGGACTTTTTATATATTCAGCCTTTGAACAACGCCGCATCGATATGGGTCAGATAAACACAGATGTAATTAAATTGACAAAGGTCTCGGCAAACCAGCAGCAGAGATTTTTTGAAAACTCGAGGGAGATACTTCTGTTGCTTTCCCTTCTGCCTGCAATCAGGGACAACAACCCGTCAAAATGCAATGAAACATTTTCAAGATTATTAAGTCTCTATCCTTTCTACTCTAACATAGCCGCCTACAGCCCTTCGGGAGACTGCTTCTCCAGCGCCATACCTCTCAATAAAGCCATCAATTCCTCAGGTGAGGCATGGTTCAAGCGAGCAGTACTGAGCAGGAACTTCTCGATCGGGAATTATCATACGAAAGGTTCCATTACGGGCAGGAAAGGAATCAGTGCCGCTCTCCCTGTATATGACGAGGCGGGCGCCTTGAAAGCCGTATTAAGGGTTTCCATCGACCTTTCGATGCTGGGCAATTTGATAACGGAGAACCTTCTTCCTGATGGAGCGGTAATCATTGTATCCGACCGCAACGGCACCATACTTGCCCGTAACCCTGATCATGAAAAATATGTGGGGAAGACCTTCAACAACATTCCCATGATACGGGGGATGCTGAAAAACGACAGTAATGACCTGATACCAGTCAAGGGTATGGACGGCGTAGAAAGGCTCTGTTCATTTGCCGAGGTCAGGATAGCACCTGAGGCGGTTCTTTTTCTGGTCACGGGCATATCCAAATCTGTTGCTGTATCCAGGATAAACAGATCGCTAGCATATAATCTTACAGGGCTGTTACTCTTTACACTGCTTGCCATAAGCCTCGCCTGGTACGGCGCAGACAAGCTTCTGATAAGCAAGATAAACAATCTGCAAAGGGCAACCGAAAGATTGAGTACGGGCAGCCTCGAGGAGCGCTCCGGGTTCAGGGACTACAACGGCGAGATAGGCTCTCTTGCGTACTCTTTCGACAACATGGCCGATTCTCTCGAACAGCGCCAGAAGGAAATAGATGATGCGCATGAGTCCATGATGGTCCTCAATGAAAGGCTTATAGCAACACTTGATGCCATTCCCGATTACCTGTTCGAGGTGGATGAATTTGGCATTATCTATGACTTCAGGGCGCCTCAGCCGGAGAAAATGCAAGTGATGCCTGAACTTTTTGTAGGCAGGAATGTCCGGGACATACTCAGTGAAACCTCCACCGCCATAGTCGAAAAAGCGATCAGTGAGGCAAGAGAAACCGGCGTACATTACGGTTCGTCATACTCCTTTGAGACATCGTCCGGCACACGCTGGTTCGAACTCTCGATCGCTTCCAAGGGCGATACGGCCTCATCCGAACGCAGGTTCATCGCCATAGCCCATGACATAACCACTCAGAAACGCATGGAAGAGGAACTCCGCCGGAACGAAACGAAATACCGTGAAATCTTCAACAATGCCTTTTACGGGATATTCCGTTCGTCATTCGGAAAGAAATTCGTCGATATGAACAAGGCCCTCTCGGACATGTTCGGCTATGACTCTCCAAAGGAGATGATTGACAGTGTATCGGACATAGAGGAGCTTTACGTAAATCCCGTCGAACGGGAGAAAATGAAAGCAGAACTCATAAAAAGCGGCTTCGTAAAAAACCTTGTAATTGAATTAAAGCATCGAGACGGTCACCATATCTGGGGAAGGTTCAATGTGCAGGCCATTCTGGATGAAAACAGAAATGTTATCCTATACGAAGGTTCGGTTGAAGACATAACAAAGATGAAACAGGCCGAGGATGCCCTCAAGCAGAGTGAAGAGAGATACAGGATGATCATTGAGAACAGCTATGACATAATCTTCAATCTGAACGACAGAGGCGATTTTACTTACCTCTCGCCTTCATTCGAAAAAAATACAGGATATAAAATATCGGAAACGCTGGGAACCCAATTCTTAGATATACTGCATCCCGACGATATTCAGAAATGCATGGAGGCATTTACCGAAACATGCTCCGGAAAGCTGGTATCAGGGACCGAATACCGTTTCAGACACAGTGACGGCAGCTGGCACTGGTACAACATAAACGGCTCCATATACCATGACTCCAAAGGCTCTTTCGTAAGCCTCACCGGAATCGCATGGGATGTCACCAAGCGCAAGCTGGCCGAGGAGGAGCTTCATAAGAAATCCGCTGAGCTGCAGCTTATATTCAATAATATGATCAATGCATTCGTCGTCTGGGAGTCTTCGTTCGACCAGGACGGCAATTATGTAAGCTTCCGCTTCGGACAGTTCAACGATGCCTTCACAAAGATTACCGGACTCAAGAACGAAAACATCCGGGGAAAGGATGTTTTCGACGTCTGGCCGGAAACCGAACAGAGCTGGGTGGATGCATACGGCAGCGTTGCCCTGACAGGCGTCCCCCGAATATTCGACATGTATCACGGACCTACAAAAAAATGGTATCACTGCAATGCCTACCGTCCTTCTGATTCGCAAAACCATATATGCGTAATATTCGAGGATATTACTGAACTCAAGGAGGTTGAGGAACAGCGCATCAACCTCGAGAGGCAGCTCCAGCAGACGCAGAAGCTTGAAGGTCTGGGCGTGCTTGCAGGAGGAATAGCCCACGACTTCAACAACATATTGATGGTCATAACCGGCAATGCGGATCTTGCTTTGATGGATATCCCCGAGCAGTCTCCGGCCGCATCCAAGATCGAGAACATCAAAAAGGCTTCCTTCCGTGCAGCGGACCTGTGCAAGCAGATGCTGGCCTACTCGGGAAAAGGGCGTTTCATGGTCGTTCCGATCAACCTGTCGGACCTTATCAACGACATGAAGAACATGCTTGAGATATCTGTCTCCAAAAAGGTCAGCCTCAGATACTATCTCGGCAGAGACCTACCTTCAATAAATGCCGATGTGGCCCAGATACAGCAGATTATACTCAATCTGGTTATCAATGCCTCGGAAGCGCTCGATGATAAAAAAGGCAATATCGTTATCTCAACAACAGGACTTGAATACAACAGCAAGGATGATAGCGCAACGCTTTCCTACGGCGAAATCAAGGAGGGGGGCAGCTGCGTCTGTCTCGATATTACCGATGACGGATGCGGTATGGATAAAGAGACGGTTGATAAAATCTTTGACCCGTTCTACACCACCAAATTTACCGGAAGGGGACTGGGGCTCGCAGCCGTTCAAGGCATTGTACGCGGGCACAAAGGGGCAATAAAGATATTCAGCGAAATCGACAAAGGGACGACATTCAGGATATTTTTCCCTGCAATCGAAAAAGCCGCGGTTGATTTCCGCACACCATCCGGGAAGCAGAAAGATTGGACCGGCAGCGGAGTCGTCCTGATAGCGGACGATGAGGAATATGTATGCAATATCTGCAAGCAGCTGCTGGAAAACTGGGGGTTCGAGGTTTTAATCGCATCTGACGGGAAAGAGGCGCTGAACGTCTTCAGAGAAAACTCCGATATAATCAGTCTAGTG
This genomic interval carries:
- a CDS encoding MFS transporter, with product MARSKMPARDVITLALMVLMFVFLQADTNVMTAILTDLKAEYGVSEVTLGFIGSLFTILGAIVSIFFGYFSDKGSRKWLLVLIVLIGEIPCILTGIPALTKSIEMFALWRILSGIGLGGIFPLTFSLLSDYFREEDRAVASAWLGVAWAIGILFGMMAAGFLTPMNLFGLGWRLPFIVVAAPNIPIAIIFALYAKDPERGRREAALEELIDAGAEYKQKIRLSDFKYVFSNRTNIWSFLQGLPGTVPWGILSFWIIYFFEQVRHISKEKATFVITMLGVGATIGGLLAGYIGEWLYKKDPRFMPAFCGVCVLLGVIPAFMLVNIPIDPSGSGYQVYIILAIVTGFFVSAAGPNVRAILMNVNRPENRGTVFACFNITDNIGKGFGPAIGGLVLPLLGYIGMMNFAVFWWIPCGLIFFMIMLYIRKDRDALLKLMAERAEEMKKSS
- a CDS encoding PAS domain S-box protein, producing MHRLFSGLRFQLVLLILIIVLPLSGLFIYSAFEQRRIDMGQINTDVIKLTKVSANQQQRFFENSREILLLLSLLPAIRDNNPSKCNETFSRLLSLYPFYSNIAAYSPSGDCFSSAIPLNKAINSSGEAWFKRAVLSRNFSIGNYHTKGSITGRKGISAALPVYDEAGALKAVLRVSIDLSMLGNLITENLLPDGAVIIVSDRNGTILARNPDHEKYVGKTFNNIPMIRGMLKNDSNDLIPVKGMDGVERLCSFAEVRIAPEAVLFLVTGISKSVAVSRINRSLAYNLTGLLLFTLLAISLAWYGADKLLISKINNLQRATERLSTGSLEERSGFRDYNGEIGSLAYSFDNMADSLEQRQKEIDDAHESMMVLNERLIATLDAIPDYLFEVDEFGIIYDFRAPQPEKMQVMPELFVGRNVRDILSETSTAIVEKAISEARETGVHYGSSYSFETSSGTRWFELSIASKGDTASSERRFIAIAHDITTQKRMEEELRRNETKYREIFNNAFYGIFRSSFGKKFVDMNKALSDMFGYDSPKEMIDSVSDIEELYVNPVEREKMKAELIKSGFVKNLVIELKHRDGHHIWGRFNVQAILDENRNVILYEGSVEDITKMKQAEDALKQSEERYRMIIENSYDIIFNLNDRGDFTYLSPSFEKNTGYKISETLGTQFLDILHPDDIQKCMEAFTETCSGKLVSGTEYRFRHSDGSWHWYNINGSIYHDSKGSFVSLTGIAWDVTKRKLAEEELHKKSAELQLIFNNMINAFVVWESSFDQDGNYVSFRFGQFNDAFTKITGLKNENIRGKDVFDVWPETEQSWVDAYGSVALTGVPRIFDMYHGPTKKWYHCNAYRPSDSQNHICVIFEDITELKEVEEQRINLERQLQQTQKLEGLGVLAGGIAHDFNNILMVITGNADLALMDIPEQSPAASKIENIKKASFRAADLCKQMLAYSGKGRFMVVPINLSDLINDMKNMLEISVSKKVSLRYYLGRDLPSINADVAQIQQIILNLVINASEALDDKKGNIVISTTGLEYNSKDDSATLSYGEIKEGGSCVCLDITDDGCGMDKETVDKIFDPFYTTKFTGRGLGLAAVQGIVRGHKGAIKIFSEIDKGTTFRIFFPAIEKAAVDFRTPSGKQKDWTGSGVVLIADDEEYVCNICKQLLENWGFEVLIASDGKEALNVFRENSDIISLVLLDVTMPEMNGDEVFREIRLINPEMPVIMSSGYGEQEVVSRFEENNLSGFVQKPYHSDTLKSVIRKALAKQ
- a CDS encoding efflux transporter outer membrane subunit — protein: MKRLSLYLLSALIISGCAIGKDYKRPEIDIPEKFSIPEKAAEEQIDSAWWEGFNDPKLNVLIVESIKQNQDVRIAVARINEYAGRYQATRSEMFPQVGAGAQGGRQKIPDYDILSQMGMNPTYNTWTVSANANWELDIWGKLRRANEAARADLLSQEYAKRAVLLSLVTSVAQGYLNLINLDLQLVISKQTADSRKGTLKIFQDRYAGGVVSEVELNQVISEYQLALAKIPQIEKAISQQENALCVLLGRNPGHIDRNMDLNNQKMPPIPSGLPSDLLERRPDIMQAEQALIAANAKIGVAKAQYFPSISLTGALGTTSAELSDLFTGPAQVWNFSVPITMPIFTAGAIRGQVKAAEAVREETLANYKKTIQAAFADVDDSLTGYQKITEQGAAQEKQVQALRNYRDLSYLRYENGYTDYLEVLDADSRLFDTELSYVQTKSNQAFAVVSIYKAMGGGWKTAETILDPPKPDVKKADKK